The following are from one region of the Pseudazoarcus pumilus genome:
- a CDS encoding EAL domain-containing protein → MPPIPPKPARPPHEPFVADFSEGLETGLYLALLELIDEGLIITGDEVMIDANSAACRLLERDYRQIVGHPLSNLFPSERAFLAARERLLIQGEMRGSIQVVLPGGRRRDLRFIAAARLRPGMHALILSPDIVAEAYGSGLAPAEDRVWPKLAAALEQPVIVVDDAGRVQALNAPAARLPGIDGRELRGEVLEGVVAVEWPAPHEPPIARVAGLRARMLPGPRGGWRILLLPAVAGASEELPAAPEPAPQPTRPAQPTGNGIRLALEHGQFSLSLSPVVDARDGCTFGASAELIWDHPGRGLLGPRAYREEALAAGLAAELDGHLIQCALEAAALWPEQRNERCTIAIRPAAADDAACARLIEASLASSGVAPSRIDLALDATTLTRADLTVATLRRLGVGLALDRAGIDELPLDALARGGFRALRMPAELVKRLGHDEHAEGVIELLVNIAASLRAELVACGVTSAAHRDFLAAIGCPLQQGPLFGPPLTAGGFAARLRAQARQPR, encoded by the coding sequence ATGCCACCGATTCCGCCCAAGCCGGCCAGACCGCCGCACGAGCCCTTCGTCGCCGACTTCTCGGAAGGGCTGGAGACCGGCCTCTACCTCGCCCTGCTGGAACTGATCGACGAAGGTCTGATCATCACCGGCGACGAGGTCATGATCGACGCCAACAGCGCGGCCTGCCGGCTGCTCGAACGTGACTACCGCCAGATCGTCGGCCACCCGCTGTCCAACCTGTTCCCCAGCGAACGCGCCTTCCTCGCCGCGCGCGAGCGCCTGCTCATCCAGGGTGAGATGCGCGGCAGCATTCAGGTGGTGCTCCCCGGCGGGCGACGACGCGACCTGCGCTTCATCGCCGCCGCGCGCCTGCGCCCGGGCATGCACGCTCTGATCCTCAGCCCCGACATCGTCGCCGAAGCCTATGGCAGCGGCCTGGCGCCGGCCGAGGATCGCGTCTGGCCCAAGCTCGCCGCCGCGCTCGAGCAGCCGGTCATCGTTGTCGACGACGCGGGCCGCGTGCAGGCGCTCAATGCACCTGCGGCCAGGCTGCCCGGCATCGACGGTCGCGAGTTGCGCGGCGAAGTGCTCGAAGGCGTCGTCGCGGTCGAGTGGCCGGCACCGCATGAGCCGCCGATTGCCCGTGTAGCAGGCCTGCGAGCGCGCATGTTGCCGGGGCCGCGGGGTGGCTGGCGCATTCTGCTGCTGCCGGCGGTGGCCGGAGCCAGCGAAGAACTGCCCGCAGCACCCGAGCCGGCGCCGCAGCCGACGCGCCCCGCACAGCCTACCGGCAACGGCATCCGCCTGGCGCTGGAGCACGGCCAGTTCTCGCTGTCGCTGAGCCCGGTAGTGGATGCACGCGACGGCTGCACCTTCGGGGCCTCGGCCGAACTGATCTGGGATCACCCCGGGCGCGGGCTGCTGGGCCCGCGCGCATACCGCGAGGAAGCCCTTGCGGCCGGACTCGCCGCGGAACTGGACGGGCACCTGATCCAGTGCGCACTCGAGGCCGCAGCCCTGTGGCCGGAACAGCGCAACGAACGCTGCACCATCGCGATTCGTCCGGCTGCGGCCGACGATGCAGCCTGCGCACGGCTGATCGAAGCCTCGCTCGCCAGCAGCGGCGTCGCGCCGTCGCGCATCGATCTCGCGCTCGACGCGACGACGCTCACCCGCGCCGACCTGACCGTCGCCACGCTGCGACGGCTCGGGGTCGGGCTGGCACTCGATCGCGCGGGCATCGACGAACTGCCCCTCGACGCGCTCGCGCGCGGCGGTTTCCGCGCGCTGCGCATGCCGGCCGAACTGGTCAAGCGGCTGGGGCATGATGAACACGCAGAAGGCGTCATCGAGCTGCTGGTCAATATCGCGGCCAGCCTGCGCGCGGAACTGGTCGCCTGCGGCGTGACCAGCGCGGCGCACCGCGACTTCCTCGCGGCCATCGGCTGCCCGCTGCAGCAAGGCCCGCTATTCGGCCCGCCGCTGACCGCCGGCGGTTTTGCCGCCCGCTTGCGCGCGCAGGCCAGACAGCCGCGCTGA
- a CDS encoding NAD(P) transhydrogenase subunit alpha, whose translation MEGFTALYIFMLAAFTGYEVISRVPVILHTPLMSGSNFVHGVVLVGAMIALGHADPNDPLQLLIGFVAVFLGAANAAGGYIVTERMLGMFKAGGKNKKNEGGAK comes from the coding sequence ATGGAAGGCTTTACCGCTCTATACATCTTCATGCTCGCGGCCTTCACCGGCTACGAGGTGATTTCCCGCGTGCCGGTGATCCTGCACACCCCGCTGATGTCGGGCTCGAACTTCGTGCACGGCGTGGTGCTGGTGGGCGCGATGATCGCGCTCGGCCACGCCGACCCGAATGATCCGCTGCAACTGCTGATCGGCTTCGTCGCGGTCTTCCTCGGCGCGGCCAATGCCGCCGGCGGCTACATCGTCACCGAACGCATGCTCGGCATGTTCAAGGCCGGCGGCAAGAACAAGAAGAACGAGGGGGGCGCCAAATGA
- a CDS encoding FadR/GntR family transcriptional regulator — MNAPEPVPRATRLSDEVADALEAWLRSEGFAPGTQLPTEKVLCERFGVSRAVIREAIARLKADGCVRTRQGSGAFVAARPGEGVFRLPLPDVLPQDAADVFELRYVVETGAAALAAERREAADLAHIGAALARMREALAAAGDAVVDDDAFHIAIAEATHNRALARFQQFVGQQFSGSRAPTWSAAGHRAGRARDAQREHERIFAAIAAGDAPGARRAAAAHLVGAARRLGLDPARWRALAQEETDS; from the coding sequence ATGAACGCACCCGAACCTGTGCCGCGCGCCACGCGCCTGTCCGACGAGGTCGCCGACGCGCTCGAAGCCTGGTTGCGTTCCGAAGGCTTCGCGCCGGGTACGCAACTGCCCACCGAGAAGGTGTTGTGCGAGCGCTTCGGCGTCAGCCGCGCGGTGATTCGCGAGGCCATCGCGCGACTCAAGGCCGACGGCTGCGTGCGCACGCGTCAGGGCTCGGGCGCCTTCGTCGCGGCGCGGCCCGGCGAGGGCGTGTTCCGCCTGCCGCTGCCCGACGTGCTGCCGCAGGATGCCGCCGACGTGTTCGAACTGCGCTACGTGGTCGAAACCGGCGCCGCCGCGCTCGCCGCCGAGCGGCGTGAAGCGGCCGACCTGGCGCACATCGGCGCGGCGCTGGCGCGCATGCGCGAGGCGCTGGCTGCAGCCGGCGATGCGGTGGTCGATGACGACGCCTTTCACATCGCGATTGCCGAGGCCACGCACAACCGCGCGCTGGCGCGTTTCCAGCAGTTCGTCGGGCAGCAGTTCTCGGGTTCGCGCGCGCCCACCTGGAGCGCGGCCGGGCATCGCGCCGGGCGCGCCCGCGACGCGCAGCGCGAGCACGAACGCATTTTCGCGGCCATCGCGGCGGGAGACGCGCCCGGCGCGCGTCGCGCCGCGGCGGCCCATCTGGTCGGCGCCGCGCGCCGGCTGGGACTGGATCCGGCGCGCTGGCGCGCGCTCGCCCAAGAGGAGACCGATTCATGA
- a CDS encoding FAD-linked oxidase C-terminal domain-containing protein, with the protein MNTMLDAAPNVAERDFSGIDRARVIAALSPLLPPGALIYDTEDVRPYECDGLTAIRQLPMVVALPETEAQVVDVLRTCRELGVPVVARGAGTGLSGGALPHAHGVLLSLAKFNRILAIDRLARTADVQPGVRNLAISEATAPQGLYYAPDPSSQIACTIGGNVAENSGGVHCLKYGLTVHNVLRVRGVTMDGEIVEFGSRAPDAPGYDLLAAMIGSEGMLAVVTEVTVKLTPRPQLAQCVLAAFDDVVKAGDAVAAVIAAGIIPAGLEMMDQPTTIAVEEFVHAGYPLDAKAILLCESDGTPEEVAEEVARMREVLEAAGATEIRVSRDEAERLRFWAGRKAAFPAAGRLSPDYYCMDGTIPRKRLGEMLDAIAGMEKKYGLGCLNVFHAGDGNLHPLILFDANKEGELHRAEEFGADILELSIALGGTVTGEHGVGVEKINQMCKQFDRATLDAFFRVKAAFDPDGLLNPGKAIPTLNRCAEYGRLHVSGGELPHPDLPRF; encoded by the coding sequence ATGAACACCATGCTGGACGCCGCGCCGAACGTGGCCGAGCGCGACTTCTCCGGTATCGATCGCGCCCGCGTGATCGCCGCCCTGTCGCCGCTGCTGCCGCCCGGTGCGCTGATCTACGACACCGAGGACGTGCGCCCCTACGAGTGCGACGGCCTGACCGCGATCCGCCAACTGCCGATGGTCGTCGCGCTGCCCGAGACCGAGGCGCAGGTGGTCGACGTGCTGCGCACCTGTCGCGAACTGGGCGTGCCGGTGGTCGCGCGCGGCGCCGGCACGGGGCTCTCGGGCGGGGCGCTGCCGCACGCGCATGGCGTGCTGCTGTCGCTGGCCAAGTTCAACCGCATTCTCGCCATCGACCGTCTGGCACGCACCGCTGACGTGCAGCCGGGCGTGCGCAACCTGGCCATCTCCGAAGCGACCGCCCCGCAAGGCCTGTACTACGCGCCCGACCCGTCCTCGCAGATCGCCTGCACCATCGGCGGCAACGTGGCCGAGAATTCGGGCGGCGTGCATTGCCTCAAGTACGGTCTGACCGTGCACAACGTGTTGCGCGTGCGCGGCGTGACCATGGATGGCGAGATCGTCGAGTTCGGTTCGCGCGCGCCGGACGCGCCCGGCTATGATCTGCTGGCGGCGATGATCGGCTCGGAAGGCATGCTGGCGGTGGTCACCGAGGTCACCGTCAAGCTCACGCCCCGCCCGCAACTGGCGCAGTGCGTGCTGGCGGCCTTCGACGACGTGGTCAAGGCCGGTGACGCGGTCGCCGCGGTGATCGCGGCCGGCATCATCCCGGCTGGCCTGGAGATGATGGACCAGCCCACCACCATCGCAGTCGAGGAGTTCGTGCATGCCGGCTATCCGCTCGACGCCAAGGCCATCCTGCTGTGCGAGTCCGATGGCACGCCTGAAGAGGTGGCCGAGGAGGTCGCGCGCATGCGCGAGGTGCTCGAGGCGGCCGGCGCGACCGAGATTCGCGTGTCGCGCGACGAGGCCGAGCGCCTGCGTTTCTGGGCCGGGCGCAAGGCCGCTTTCCCGGCTGCCGGGCGGCTCTCGCCCGACTACTACTGCATGGACGGCACCATTCCGCGCAAGCGTCTGGGCGAGATGCTCGACGCCATCGCCGGCATGGAGAAGAAGTACGGCCTGGGCTGTCTCAACGTGTTCCACGCCGGCGACGGCAACCTGCACCCGCTGATCCTGTTCGATGCCAACAAGGAAGGCGAGCTGCATCGCGCCGAGGAATTCGGTGCCGACATCCTGGAACTGTCGATCGCGCTCGGTGGCACGGTCACGGGCGAGCATGGCGTCGGCGTGGAGAAGATCAACCAGATGTGCAAGCAGTTCGACCGGGCGACGCTGGACGCCTTCTTCCGCGTCAAGGCGGCGTTCGACCCGGACGGTCTGCTCAATCCGGGCAAGGCCATCCCCACGCTCAACCGCTGCGCCGAGTACGGCCGACTGCATGTTTCGGGCGGCGAACTGCCGCATCCGGATCTGCCGCGTTTCTGA
- a CDS encoding NAD(P) transhydrogenase subunit alpha produces the protein MSEQTEAAQPTPLVIGVAAEKAAGERRLPVVPDVIKKYAGLGARALVERGAGAEAHFPDEAFGDVAFADSGEDVYAGADVVLCVQPPSQKLIGKLKPGAVLVGMLQPWSDAKRVQAIAKRGVTAFALELLPRISRAQSMDVLSSQAAVAGYACALIAANHCPKFFPMLTYAAGSIRPARVLVIGAGVAGLQAIATARRIGAQVEGYDVRPETREQVESLGAKFVETGVDATGEGGYARELTADEKKQQAERLGKAIAQCDVLITTAAVPGRKAPVIVTKKMVEQMKDGAVVVDLAAETGGNVEGTVAGEEKRVGGVLIVGPTNIASRMPVHASEMLAKNLFNFISPFIKDGALTLDWEDEVMSGACLTHDGEVRHEGVRKALGLDSNN, from the coding sequence TTGAGCGAACAGACCGAAGCCGCACAGCCGACACCGCTGGTGATCGGCGTGGCCGCCGAGAAGGCGGCCGGTGAGCGCCGCCTGCCGGTGGTGCCCGATGTGATCAAGAAATACGCCGGACTCGGCGCGCGCGCACTCGTCGAGCGCGGTGCGGGCGCCGAGGCGCATTTCCCGGACGAGGCCTTCGGCGATGTCGCGTTCGCCGACAGTGGCGAGGATGTGTACGCCGGTGCCGACGTGGTGCTGTGCGTGCAACCGCCCAGCCAGAAGCTCATCGGCAAGTTGAAGCCCGGCGCGGTGCTGGTGGGAATGCTCCAGCCATGGTCCGACGCCAAGCGCGTGCAGGCCATCGCCAAGCGTGGCGTCACCGCCTTTGCCCTGGAACTGCTGCCGCGCATCTCGCGCGCGCAGAGCATGGACGTGCTGTCCTCGCAGGCGGCCGTTGCCGGCTACGCCTGCGCGCTGATCGCCGCCAACCACTGCCCGAAGTTCTTTCCGATGCTCACTTACGCGGCCGGTTCCATCCGTCCGGCGCGCGTGCTCGTCATCGGTGCCGGCGTGGCCGGCCTGCAGGCGATTGCCACGGCACGGCGCATCGGCGCGCAGGTCGAGGGCTATGACGTGCGCCCCGAGACGCGCGAGCAGGTCGAGTCGCTGGGCGCCAAGTTCGTCGAAACCGGCGTCGACGCGACCGGCGAGGGCGGCTATGCGCGCGAGCTGACCGCCGACGAGAAGAAACAGCAGGCCGAGCGTCTGGGCAAGGCCATCGCCCAGTGCGACGTGCTGATCACGACTGCTGCGGTGCCGGGTCGCAAGGCGCCGGTGATCGTCACCAAGAAGATGGTCGAGCAGATGAAGGACGGCGCGGTCGTCGTCGATCTGGCGGCCGAGACCGGCGGCAACGTCGAAGGTACGGTGGCCGGCGAAGAGAAGCGCGTCGGTGGCGTGCTCATCGTCGGGCCGACCAACATCGCCAGCCGCATGCCGGTGCATGCCTCGGAGATGCTCGCGAAGAACCTGTTCAATTTCATCAGCCCGTTCATCAAGGACGGTGCGCTCACGCTCGACTGGGAAGACGAGGTGATGAGCGGAGCCTGCCTCACCCACGACGGCGAAGTGCGCCACGAGGGCGTGCGCAAGGCGCTCGGGCTCGACTCGAACAACTAA
- the glcE gene encoding glycolate oxidase subunit GlcE: MSDIIEAWRERVRQVADARTPLRVRGGGSKDFYGREPAGEVFDTRECAGIVAYEPTELVVTVRAGTPLAELDAALAEKGQWLAFEPPHFGDGATVGGMVATGLSGPRRMAVGSLRDFVLGMKVLDGRGDVLSVGGQVMKNVAGYDVSRLMTGALGTLGVIVEVSLKVLPRPVAEATLALECDEAAALAKMNEWGAEPLPVSATAWHDGVLRVRLSGARAAVDAARQRLGGEALDGAAADAYWEALREQRDDFFGGDAPLWRFALPTTAAALALDGAQYVEWGGGQRWLRSDAAPETVRERATALGGHATLFRGGDRAGEVFQRPSAPLMQMHRRLKAAFDPAGILNPGRMYAEL, translated from the coding sequence ATGAGCGACATCATCGAGGCCTGGCGCGAACGCGTCCGGCAGGTCGCCGACGCGCGCACGCCGTTGCGCGTGCGCGGTGGCGGCAGCAAGGATTTCTACGGCCGCGAGCCGGCGGGCGAGGTGTTCGATACGCGCGAGTGCGCGGGCATCGTCGCCTACGAGCCGACCGAACTCGTGGTCACCGTGCGTGCCGGCACGCCGCTTGCCGAACTCGACGCGGCACTTGCGGAGAAAGGTCAGTGGCTGGCCTTCGAGCCGCCGCACTTCGGTGATGGCGCGACCGTAGGCGGCATGGTCGCCACCGGCCTGTCGGGGCCGCGGCGCATGGCGGTGGGCAGCCTGCGCGACTTCGTGCTGGGCATGAAGGTGCTCGACGGGCGCGGTGACGTGCTCAGCGTCGGCGGTCAGGTGATGAAGAACGTCGCCGGCTACGACGTGTCGCGTCTGATGACGGGCGCGCTGGGCACGCTGGGCGTGATCGTCGAGGTTTCGCTCAAGGTGCTGCCGCGCCCCGTGGCCGAGGCCACGCTGGCGCTCGAATGCGACGAGGCGGCGGCGCTGGCGAAGATGAACGAGTGGGGCGCCGAGCCACTGCCGGTGTCGGCCACCGCCTGGCACGACGGGGTGTTGCGGGTACGCCTGTCGGGTGCGCGCGCGGCCGTGGATGCCGCGCGCCAGCGTCTGGGCGGCGAGGCACTCGACGGGGCGGCCGCCGATGCCTACTGGGAGGCTTTGCGCGAACAGCGCGACGACTTCTTCGGCGGTGATGCGCCGTTGTGGCGGTTCGCGCTGCCGACCACCGCTGCGGCGCTGGCGCTCGACGGCGCGCAGTACGTGGAGTGGGGCGGTGGCCAGCGCTGGTTGCGCTCGGACGCCGCGCCCGAGACGGTGCGCGAGCGCGCCACCGCGCTTGGCGGGCATGCCACGCTGTTCCGCGGCGGCGATCGTGCCGGCGAGGTGTTCCAGCGCCCGTCCGCGCCGCTGATGCAGATGCACCGCCGTCTCAAGGCCGCCTTCGACCCGGCCGGCATCCTCAACCCCGGCCGCATGTACGCCGAACTCTGA
- a CDS encoding NAD(P)(+) transhydrogenase (Re/Si-specific) subunit beta, which translates to MNWFVSMAYFLVTIAFIFGLKAMSSPVTARRGIVWAGFAMIAATVVTFFVSDLHNIGLMVLAIVLGGGVAWWSGKTVKMTDMPQMVAIYNGMGGGAAAGIAAIELVRGVDHSAMVSTLMVLGAIIGSVAFSGSCVAFAKLQGLMNKAIRLPQQNSINFFLTLITFGLGLTIGYSDDPSGFGIFLFFVLALALGVVLVLPIGGADMPVVISLLNAFTGLAVGFKGFVLGVPMLIVAGIVVGASGMLLTQLMAKAMNRPIRNIIFTPLSGAAVEGSGESQGTMRETSAMDAASLMRFGGKVIIVPGYGMAVAGAQHKVWEMAQLLEEAGVEVKFAIHPVAGRMPGHMNVLLAEAGVPYDRIFDLEEINNEFSQADVALVIGANDVVNPVARTDKSSPIYGMPILNADMARDAIVIKRGRGAGYSGIENALFFKENCSMLYGSAQDAVGEIIAQIKAFDS; encoded by the coding sequence ATGAACTGGTTTGTGAGCATGGCGTATTTTCTCGTCACGATCGCGTTCATCTTCGGCCTGAAGGCGATGAGCTCGCCGGTGACCGCGCGTCGCGGCATCGTGTGGGCCGGCTTCGCGATGATCGCCGCGACGGTCGTGACCTTCTTCGTTTCCGACCTGCACAACATCGGCCTGATGGTGCTGGCCATCGTGCTCGGCGGTGGCGTGGCCTGGTGGTCGGGCAAGACGGTCAAGATGACCGACATGCCGCAGATGGTCGCCATCTACAACGGCATGGGCGGCGGTGCCGCGGCCGGCATCGCGGCCATCGAACTGGTGCGTGGGGTCGATCACTCGGCCATGGTGTCCACGCTGATGGTGCTCGGCGCGATCATCGGTTCGGTGGCCTTCTCGGGTTCGTGCGTGGCGTTCGCGAAGCTGCAGGGGCTGATGAACAAGGCGATTCGTCTGCCGCAGCAGAACAGCATCAATTTCTTCCTGACGCTGATCACCTTCGGTCTGGGCCTGACCATCGGCTACTCCGACGACCCCTCGGGTTTCGGCATCTTCCTGTTCTTCGTGCTGGCGCTGGCGCTGGGCGTGGTGCTGGTGCTGCCGATCGGCGGTGCCGACATGCCGGTGGTGATCTCGCTGCTCAACGCCTTCACGGGTCTCGCGGTGGGTTTCAAGGGCTTCGTGCTGGGCGTGCCGATGCTGATTGTCGCGGGCATCGTGGTGGGCGCCTCGGGCATGCTGCTCACGCAGCTCATGGCCAAGGCGATGAACCGCCCGATCCGCAACATCATCTTCACGCCGCTGAGCGGCGCAGCGGTCGAGGGCTCGGGCGAGAGCCAGGGCACGATGCGCGAGACTTCGGCGATGGATGCCGCGTCCCTGATGCGCTTCGGTGGCAAGGTCATCATCGTGCCGGGCTACGGCATGGCGGTGGCCGGTGCGCAGCACAAGGTGTGGGAGATGGCGCAACTGCTCGAGGAGGCCGGTGTCGAGGTCAAGTTCGCGATCCATCCGGTGGCCGGACGCATGCCGGGCCACATGAACGTGCTGCTGGCCGAGGCCGGCGTGCCCTACGACCGCATCTTCGACCTTGAGGAGATCAACAACGAGTTCTCGCAGGCGGATGTCGCGCTGGTGATCGGCGCCAACGACGTGGTCAACCCGGTCGCACGCACCGACAAGTCCAGCCCGATCTATGGCATGCCCATTCTCAACGCCGACATGGCCCGCGACGCGATCGTGATCAAGCGCGGACGTGGCGCAGGCTATTCGGGCATCGAGAACGCGCTGTTCTTCAAGGAGAACTGCAGCATGCTCTACGGCAGCGCGCAGGATGCCGTGGGCGAGATCATCGCGCAGATCAAGGCGTTCGACAGCTGA
- the glcF gene encoding glycolate oxidase subunit GlcF — MQTQLADFIRDTREGQEADAILRKCVHCGFCTATCPTYQLLGDELDGPRGRIYLIKQVLEGDEPTQRTQLHLDRCLTCRACETTCPSGVEYGRLVDIGRHVVSQRVPRRGVDALMRWALKAFVPRARLFGAAMGAGRLVRGMLPAALKEKVPLARPAGHWPAPRHARRAIALAGCVQPAMAPSINAAAARVLDTIGISLVEQPGAGCCGALRQHLDDHEGARADARRNIDAWWPAIERGEIEAIVMTASGCGVQVRDYGHLLADDAAYAARAARVAALTRDIGEVVAAEHDALVARLHAAPGSAGELAFHAPCTLQHGQKLRGVVESVLTAAGFELLPVRDAHLCCGSAGTYSLLQPELSQRLRDDKLAALTEHGALRIASANIGCITHLDPASDVPVRHWIEYLDERLAAAA, encoded by the coding sequence ATGCAGACCCAGCTTGCCGATTTCATCCGTGACACGCGTGAGGGCCAGGAGGCTGACGCCATCCTGCGCAAGTGCGTGCATTGCGGCTTCTGTACCGCCACCTGTCCGACCTATCAGCTGCTCGGCGACGAGCTCGACGGGCCGCGCGGACGCATTTACCTGATCAAGCAGGTGCTCGAGGGCGACGAGCCGACGCAGCGCACGCAGCTGCATCTGGATCGCTGTCTCACCTGTCGCGCCTGCGAGACCACCTGTCCGTCGGGTGTCGAATACGGGCGCCTGGTCGATATCGGGCGTCATGTGGTCTCGCAACGCGTGCCGCGCCGCGGGGTCGATGCGCTCATGCGCTGGGCACTCAAGGCCTTCGTGCCGCGCGCCCGCCTGTTCGGCGCAGCGATGGGCGCCGGGCGCCTGGTACGCGGCATGCTGCCGGCCGCGCTCAAGGAAAAGGTTCCGCTTGCGCGCCCGGCCGGTCACTGGCCGGCGCCGCGTCACGCGCGACGCGCGATCGCGCTGGCCGGCTGCGTGCAGCCTGCGATGGCGCCGTCGATCAACGCGGCCGCGGCGCGCGTTCTCGATACGATCGGCATTTCCCTGGTCGAGCAGCCGGGTGCGGGCTGCTGCGGCGCGCTGCGCCAGCATCTGGACGATCACGAGGGCGCGCGCGCGGATGCGCGTCGCAACATCGATGCATGGTGGCCGGCCATCGAGCGCGGCGAAATCGAGGCCATCGTGATGACGGCCTCGGGCTGCGGCGTGCAGGTGCGCGACTACGGTCACCTGCTCGCCGACGACGCGGCCTATGCGGCCCGTGCCGCGCGCGTGGCCGCGCTCACGCGCGACATCGGCGAGGTCGTCGCGGCCGAGCACGACGCCCTGGTCGCACGCTTGCATGCTGCGCCGGGCAGCGCCGGCGAACTCGCCTTCCACGCCCCGTGTACGCTGCAGCACGGGCAGAAGCTGCGCGGCGTGGTCGAGTCGGTGCTCACGGCAGCCGGCTTTGAACTGTTGCCGGTGCGCGACGCCCATCTGTGTTGCGGCTCGGCGGGCACCTATTCGCTGCTGCAGCCGGAACTGTCGCAGCGCCTGCGCGACGACAAGCTCGCCGCGCTTACCGAGCACGGCGCGCTACGCATCGCCTCGGCCAACATCGGCTGCATCACCCACCTCGATCCGGCCTCCGATGTGCCGGTGCGCCACTGGATCGAATACCTCGACGAGCGCCTCGCAGCAGCCGCTTGA
- a CDS encoding DEAD/DEAH box helicase produces MSFADLGLIPELQRAVSETGYTEPTPIQQQAIPVVLSGLDMMGAAQTGTGKTAGFTLPLIQRLARHASTSTSPARHPVRALVLAPTRELAVQVHESVETYGKYVPLRSICIYGGVDMRGQIEALRRGVEIVVATPGRLLDHVQQKTIQLGQVEILVLDEADRMLDMGFIPDIRRILDLLPAQRQSLLFSATFSEEIKKLADRMLKNPTLVEVARRNMVSETIEHRVHPVSAGLKRNLLAHLLRHEPDAQALIFVDTKLLCGRLAHYLTRQGISADAIHGDKSQGQRTETLEAFKSGRLRVLVATDVAARGLDVDDLPLVINFELPHTAEDYVHRIGRTGRAGRSGNAISLVCAEEKGRLAEIQKLIGLDIPQEVVPGFDPEPDYDEVGTHKRKHRDAAPRASAAKATAPTPAAAPAAAAPTAAPRRSGGDARPTRGRRDKRVAADGFDFSKPYAPASEDNAAPTVDDRSSGRRDKRPVAVLLGGLGRK; encoded by the coding sequence ATGAGCTTTGCCGACCTCGGGCTGATTCCCGAGCTTCAACGAGCCGTTTCTGAGACCGGATACACCGAGCCCACCCCGATCCAGCAGCAGGCCATCCCCGTCGTACTCAGCGGCCTCGACATGATGGGTGCGGCGCAGACTGGTACCGGCAAGACCGCCGGTTTCACGCTGCCCCTGATCCAGCGCCTGGCGCGCCATGCCAGCACCTCGACCAGCCCGGCGCGCCACCCGGTGCGTGCGCTGGTGCTCGCGCCCACGCGCGAACTCGCGGTACAGGTGCATGAATCGGTCGAAACCTACGGCAAGTACGTGCCGCTGCGCTCGATCTGCATCTACGGCGGCGTGGACATGCGCGGCCAGATCGAGGCGCTGCGCCGCGGCGTCGAGATCGTCGTGGCCACGCCGGGTCGGCTGCTCGACCACGTCCAGCAAAAGACAATCCAGCTTGGCCAGGTCGAGATCCTCGTGCTCGACGAGGCCGACCGCATGCTCGACATGGGCTTCATCCCGGACATCCGGCGCATCCTCGACCTGCTGCCCGCGCAACGCCAGAGCCTGCTGTTCTCTGCGACCTTCTCGGAAGAGATCAAGAAGCTCGCCGACCGCATGCTCAAGAACCCGACCCTGGTCGAGGTCGCGCGCCGCAACATGGTGTCGGAAACCATCGAGCACCGCGTGCATCCGGTCTCGGCCGGCCTCAAGCGCAATCTGTTGGCCCATCTGCTGCGCCATGAACCGGACGCGCAGGCGCTGATCTTCGTCGACACCAAGCTGCTGTGCGGGCGCCTCGCGCACTATCTGACGCGCCAGGGCATCTCGGCCGACGCCATCCACGGCGACAAGAGCCAAGGGCAGCGCACCGAAACGCTGGAGGCCTTCAAGAGCGGACGCCTGCGCGTGCTGGTGGCCACCGACGTGGCCGCACGCGGACTCGACGTCGACGACCTGCCGCTGGTGATCAACTTCGAACTGCCACACACCGCCGAAGACTATGTGCACCGCATCGGGCGCACCGGCCGCGCGGGACGCAGCGGAAACGCCATCTCGCTGGTGTGCGCCGAGGAAAAAGGGCGGCTGGCGGAGATCCAGAAGCTGATCGGCCTCGACATCCCGCAGGAAGTCGTGCCCGGCTTCGACCCCGAACCCGACTACGACGAAGTCGGCACCCACAAACGCAAGCACCGCGACGCAGCCCCGCGTGCGAGCGCAGCGAAAGCCACCGCGCCGACTCCCGCCGCCGCACCTGCGGCCGCCGCGCCGACGGCGGCACCCAGGCGCAGCGGCGGCGATGCACGCCCGACACGCGGGCGCCGCGACAAGCGGGTGGCCGCCGACGGCTTCGACTTCAGCAAGCCCTACGCCCCTGCGTCCGAGGACAATGCCGCACCGACCGTCGACGACCGCTCAAGCGGTCGCCGCGACAAGCGCCCGGTGGCGGTCCTGCTGGGTGGCCTGGGGCGCAAATAG